Proteins from a single region of Trichoderma asperellum chromosome 3, complete sequence:
- a CDS encoding uncharacterized protein (TransMembrane:2 (n15-22c27/28o267-292i415-440o)~EggNog:ENOG41~SECRETED:SignalP(1-27)), giving the protein MFPNRMSRGLPSYMLLLFIALIYTVTAAPLNSAGGLDSFVPSCAIQCFDSFLNISYGDHTARTLAELCPLIGAYGFTIGEAAVQCLVAERAAGACSNQVANNAVIDKAYYMCFGQPSALLPTHTVITATLAMPLSGTGPITFPSVTKTSHQTSIPTAISGETQSSISLPTTLITDPTSLSKSRPSMTGSIAKPTATTTIRRTTKSATSFRSSTSPLTDVLTTDPTGLAFTKTTAATAETSTGTNVPNGIVGGQGEKKASAPLSNGQVVGIAIGCITGAGFIGIGIAVFCRCLRKRRSQFGRKMRKDGRLLRDSWGPEKPNGGGGGTDSWIVNQLRAPLDPGPVPTPTKSWYNRASWRPSAIGLAISPSRTRDVNRVTTPTSARPLSKLLPAKPVMGQGPPRLEVSLPSRDGDSHFGAAAFMGTAAAGLASGAVMSGAMAASSSPRPAALPKVQPMAQPANREPTTTTQFAQPRSLTPPRIITPPRNLASPRSKPQSPLALKLIIPKKGAFKPFVPIPVISTRHDSSTTEFEEDGRTSLSPGGQIWRPPSADPLTAAPYYVADRNGNWKLADPVRAQEIAELEASISPLTAAPRSAAPKLVAGLGLATGAAEALELVKAASRREANRAAAKLKAAEQSRQDGLGIMIPPEKTIRAVEPSLSSDEEIQEQEQDQQPYAPRPLFSGNGNNISFPRRLSSHRRSSTRSLTRPRITSTDSGVTTFSTSTEDDTELRSPPGAEQLGNLSPVVESPRSLRPRRGQSPTQYPKIPASLNAAIPSSGNLNIEMATSKGGNAAAPSKPAATDRPAQKSPSFGAPLAAGTMSSNDNKSKQRGKRPMGSDAVGAPNAIRTGSPMMRMEGSTSRTDERYLGPRGQASQQPNMSAQPNASSRPYPPQQNQQYPAPAYQRPTGSNNYHMPYRLPPHPTAYRPNIDSSGYPYQTRLPDLNQGPMTYNMPYAPQPNRYPYHHPRDHQPPFAQQSSARPISQLPQQRQQPSQRPQQQPQQQRQQQQQQQQQQQPRPQRQQRPPSLGRMPQQQQQQQDFYLQPSASSYYPSGISQGPLPTGTSTTTTASTDSQSSSLLAKRLGTSRAANMALPVPQATTGSSSQNKWHRQGQQDQQQQPSTPQMPPPPQQPAELPATPVWKPRLTPTRRGDDLYLIAR; this is encoded by the exons ATGTTTCCTAATAGAATGTCTAGGGGGCTCCCTTCGTACATGCTACTGTTGTTCATCGCACTCATTTATACTGTAACAGCGGCACCCCTCAACTCAGCAGGAGGCCTCGATTCTTTTGTTCCTAGTTGTGCGATTCAGTGTTTCGATTCATTCCTTAATATCAGCTATGGAGACCACACTGCGAGAACATTGGCAGAGCTTTGCCCACTCATTGGAGCATATGGATTCACAATCGGAGAGGCGGCCGTCCAGTGTCTTGTCGCGGAGCGGGCAGCAGGTGCTTGTTCTAATCAGGTCGCAAACA ACGCGGTGATTGATAAAGCCTACTACATGTGTTTTGGTCAGCCTAGTGCTCTGTTGCCCACTCACACCGTCATCACAGCTACCCTTGCCATGCCACTCTCCGGCACGGGACCAATTACATTTCCATCAGTTACCAAGACTAGCCACCAGACTTCGATTCCTACAGCAATCTCCGGAGAGACCCAGTCATCGATATCGCTTCCCACAACGCTGATTACAGATCCGACTTCGTTATCCAAGTCCAGGCCGTCTATGACTGGATCTATAGCCAAACCGACGGCTACTACCACGATTAGACGAACAACTAAATCGGCCACCTCATTCAGATCATCGACATCGCCTCTGACCGATGTTTTAACAACTGATCCAACGGGCCTGGCATTCACCAAGACTACCGCAGCCACAGCCGAGACCAGTACCGGTACTAATGTTCCCAATGGCATAGTTGGCGGGCAGGGTGAAAAGAAGGCCTCGGCACCTCTCAGCAATGGGCAGGTAGTAGGgattgccattggctgcaTTACCGGTGCAGGATTTATCGGCATTGGAATCGCAGTCTTCTGTCGATGCCTTCGAAAAAGAAGATCTCAATTTGGTAGGAAGATGAGAAAGGATGGGCGATTGCTGAGGGATTCATGGGGCCCAGAAAAGCCCAAcggcggtggaggaggcaCCGACTCATGGATCGTGAATCAACTCCGAGCGCCTCTTGATCCTGGCCCTGTGCCTACTCCGACAAAATCGTGGTATAATAGAGCGAGCTGGAGGCCTAGCGCCATTGGACTGGCAATATCACCCTCACGTACAAGAGACGTAAATCGAGTAACGACGCCAACATCGGCGAGGCCACTATCCAAACTGCTTCCAGCCAAACCTGTTATGGGCCAGGGACCACCACGGCTAGAAGTATCGCTCCCTAGCCGGGACGGCGACTCTCATTTCGGTGCCGCAGCATTCATGGGCACGGCCGCAGCCGGTCTAGCTTCAGGAGCCGTCATGAGCGGTGCCATGGCTGCCTCCTCATCGCCTAGACCTGCGGCTCTACCCAAAGTGCAGCCTATGGCGCAGCCTGCGAATCGTGAACCAACAACAACCACGCAATTCGCCCAACCTCGAAGTCTTACCCCCCCTCGAATTATAACACCTCCTAGAAATCTCGCATCTCCTCGAAGCAAGCCTCAATCGCCTTTGGCGCTGAAGCTGATCATTCCAAAGAAAGGGGCTTTTAAACCATTCGTGCCCATACCCGTCATCAGCACCAGGCATGATAGTTCAACCACGGAATTTGAAGAGGATGGTAGGACGTCGCTCTCGCCGGGTGGCCAAATCTGGAGGCCACCTTCAGCCGATCCTCTCACGGCGGCTCCTTACTATGTTGCGGATAGGAATGGTAACTGGAAACTTGCGGACCCGGTACGGGCTCAAGAGATTGCAGAGCTTGAGGCCTCTATAAGTCCATTGACGGCTGCTCCCAGGTCTGCAGCACCCAAATTAGTAGCTGGTCTAGGATTAGCCACTGGAGCAGCTGAGGCTCTGGAGCTTGTAAAAGCTGCGAGTAGGCGGGAGGCAAACAGAGCAGCCGCAAAACtcaaggctgctgagcaaTCTAGGCAAGATGGCTTGGGTATAATGATTCCCCCGGAGAAAACGATCAGAGCCGTTGAACCATCACTTTCTTCAGACGAAGAAATTCAAGAGCAAGAACAGGACCAACAACCATATGCTCCGCGGCCCCTTTTTTCAGGGAACGGTAACAATATCAGCTTTCCTCGCCGCCTGTCATCCCACCGTCGGTCTTCGACCCGGTCTCTGACCCGTCCTCGAATTACTTCTACCGATAGTGGCGTAACCACTTTTTCGACTTCCACAGAGGACGATACTGAGTTGAGATCGCCGCCTGGAGCAGAGCAATTGGGTAACCTCTCCCCTGTAGTCGAGTCTCCGCGGTCTCTACGACCTAGAAGGGGCCAATCACCGACGCAATACCCCAAGATTCCAGCTAGCTTGAACGCCGCGATCCCTTCTTCGGGAAATCTGAATATTGAGATGGCTACTTCTAAGGGCGGAAATGCAGCAGCGCCTTCTAAGCCCGCCGCGACTGACCGTCCAGCGCAGAAAAGCCCGAGTTTTGGGGCccctcttgctgctggcacAATGTCTTCCAATGACAATAAGTCAAAGCAACGGGGGAAGCGGCCTATGGGAAGTGATGCCGTAGGAGCTCCTAATGCTATTAGAACCGGCTCACCGATGATGAGAATGGAAGGTTCAACGTCTCGAACAGATGAAAGATATCTGGGACCGCGTGGCCAAGCATCTCAGCAACCTAATATGTCTGCACAGCCAAACGCCTCCTCACGGCCATACCCGCCGCAGCAGAATCAACAATATCCTGCACCAGCTTATCAAAGACCGACGGGTTCCAACAACTACCACATGCCATACCGGCTCCCTCCCCACCCGACTGCCTACAGGCCGAATATCGATTCTTCTGGCTATCCATACCAGACTCGCCTCCCAGATCTCAACCAGGGCCCTATGACTTACAACATGCCGTATGCTCCTCAGCCCAATAGATACCCGTACCACCATCCGCGTGATCACCAGCCACCCTTTGCACAGCAGTCCTCTGCCCGGCCGATTTCGCAGCTGCCGCAGCAAAGGCAACAGCCGAGCCAGCGACCACAGCAACAAcctcaacagcagcggcaacaacaacaacaacaacaacaacaacaacagccgcGACCACAGAGGCAGCAACGGCCGCCGTCTCTAGGACGTAtgccgcaacagcagcagcaacaacaagacTTCTACCTGCAACCCTCCGCCTCATCATATTACCCAAGTGGCATCTCCCAGGGCCCCCTCCCCACCGGCACCTCCACAACCACCACCGCAAGCACCGACTCCCAGTCATCCTCTCTCCTCGCCAAGCGTCTCGGCACCTCCCGTGCCGCCAACATGGCCCTCCCAGTGCCCCAAGCCACAACAGGCTCATCTTCGCAAAACAAATGGCATCGCCAGGGCCAGCaggaccagcagcagcagccctctACGCCGCAAATGCCTCCGCCGCCCCAGCAGCCCGCCGAGTTGCCCGCGACGCCCGTGTGGAAGCCCAGATTGACTCCCACGAGGCGCGGAGATGACTTGTACTTGATTGCgcggtaa
- the SNF7 gene encoding ESCRT-III subunit protein snf7 (BUSCO:EOG092D46UJ) yields the protein MWGWFGGGAAAQKKKDSAKNAILGLRAQLDMLQKREKHIMNQIEEQDQIARKNVNTNKTVAKAALRRKKTQEGTLDKTIAQIATLEAQINSIESANINRETLAVMEKSSEAIKAIHQGLTPEKVDEIMEKINEQNALSDEIVNVITQNPIGEQFDDGELEDELERMQQEHLDEQMLNTGQVPIADAVHKMPTPSNADPISSKKVAVEDDEEAELLKLQAEMAM from the exons atgtGGGGCTGGTTTGGAGGCGGCGCCGCcgcgcagaagaagaaggattcgGCCAAGAATGCCATTCTCGGCTTGCGGGCGCAGCTTGATATGCTGCAAAAACGAGAGAAGCATATCATGAACCAGATCGAAGAACAGGATCAGATCGCTAGGAAGAACGTCAACACGAACAAAACAG TGGCCAAGGCTGCCTTGCGACGCAAGAAGACACAAGAGGGAACATTGGATAAGACTATTGCGCAGATCGCGACGCTGGAAGCGCAGATTAACTCGATCGAATCGGCCAACATCAACCGCGAAACGCTGGCAGTCATGGAGAAGTCTTCAgaggccatcaaggccatccacCAAGGCCTGACGCCGGAGAAAGTGGATGAGATTAT GGAGAAAATCAATGAACAGAATGCGCTTAGCGATGAGATTGTTAATGTCATTACGCAAAACCCGATCGGCGAGCaatttgatgatggcgagctggAAGACGAGCTGGAACGCATGCAACAAGAGCATCTTGACGAGCAAATGCTGAACACAGGCCAGGTGCCCATAGCGGATGCCGTCCACAAGATGCCCACACCATCGAATGCAGATC CTATATCTAGCAAGAAGGTTGCCGTggaggacgacgaggaggcTGAGCTTCTGAAGCTTCAAGCTGAGATGGCAATGTGA